A window from Fragaria vesca subsp. vesca linkage group LG5, FraVesHawaii_1.0, whole genome shotgun sequence encodes these proteins:
- the LOC101309929 gene encoding uncharacterized protein LOC101309929 translates to MATSSSEPPQQSQEPPPQQQQQQQPQSVKDCLHKTKLIQFLGRTAPIVLQNDNGPCPLLAICNVLSLRNNLNLSADTTEVSQEKLLSLVAERLIDSNSNTDNKDAGYVENQQQNIADAIDLLPRLATGIDVNIKFTRISDFEFTPECAIFDLLDIPLYHGWIVDPQDNDTATAIGSKSYNTLMGELVALETKNMESECKGKNIPQEDCVDFVAATTATLGVPSPSLSKTRSFEESPHSASDEPKLRKGDREEEEELLMALQMSEAELPTSVGDPFAASIDSLPLLVSSDESTHLEKVMPVGSVDKSEKHDAESHQSELSVPDNTASRNEWSDLISFETTPGQTACSSRLETTEVKYNDQPTSVKFEDVPKDLVTKRTGNESDLIKGAVSTSPDSNDESIDENHTDVLKGGEKIEDHVNLATNADGIVEINKQNGSNMTEVIPASNVGSDSSSGRMLGIGESEALMSSGEGSEPIYAGEECILDSGSTVFEEGEPVYEGEAVLAKQADKGMLDARSKDEITPQQGELIRTFLKNNASQLTFNGLFCLQDGLKERELCVFFRNNHFSTMFKFNRELFLLATDQGYLNQHDLVWEKLNEVNGDTLFMTGSFKEFKVENQSNENWDENNAVTSTADYLASFDSAASAGFDMNSDLQLAIALQQQEFEQQPQQQQQRPNVQQPSISGNSRMVTGPQGPRNNVRTSSTSSYPRPEKPKDKCNIM, encoded by the exons GTAATGTTCTCTCCCTGAGAAACAACCTGAATTTGAGTGCAGACACTACAGAAGTCTCTCAAGAAAAGTTACTCTCACTTGTTGCAGAAAGACTTATTGATTCTAACAGTAATACTGAT AATAAAGATGCTGGCTATGTAGAAAATCAACAGCAGAACATTGCCGATGCTATTGATCTACTCCCTCGACTTGCTACTGGAATCGATGTTAACATAAAATTCACAAG GATAAGTGATTTTGAATTTACTCCAGAATGTGCAATATTTGATCTGTTAGACATCCCCCTATATCATGGCTGGATAGTTGATCCCCAG GATAATGATACTGCTACTGCAATTGGGTCGAAGTCCTATAATACTCTTATGGGGGAGCTTGTTGCACTGGAAACAAAAAATATGGAGAGTGAGTGCAAAGGGAAGAATATTCCTCAAGAAGATTGTGTTGATTTTGTTGCTGCAACAACTGCAACACTTGGTGTACCTTCGCCAAGCCTATCTAAAACAAGATCTTTTGAAGAGTCTCCACATTCAGCGTCTGATGAACCAAAATTAAGGAAAGGAGACCGTGAAGAAGAAGAAGAGCTGTTAATGGCCTTACAAATGTCTGAGGCCGAGCTTCCAACCTCAGTGGGTGATCCCTTTGCAGCAAGTATTGACTCACTGCCTCTGTTAGTTAGTTCAGATGAAAGTACTCATCTTGAGAAGGTCATGCCTGTAGGTTCTGTAGATAAATCTGAAAAGCATGATGCTGAATCTCATCAGTCAGAACTCTCTGTACCAGATAACACTGCCTCCAGGAACGAGTGGAGTGATCTGATATCTTTTGAAACTACTCCAGGGCAAACAGCATGTTCGTCCCGGTTGGAGACCACTGAGGTGAAATATAATGATCAGCCAACTTCTGTGAAATTTGAAGATGTTCCTAAGGATCTGGTTACAAAAAGAACAGGAAATGAATCAGACCTGATTAAAGGTGCAGTTTCTACAAGTCCTGATAGTAACGATGAATCCATAGATGAGAACCATACAGATGTTTTGAAAGGGGGTGAAAAAATTGAGGATCACGTCAATCTTGCGACTAATGCTGATGGAATTGTAGAAATAAATAAGCAAAATGGGAGCAATATGACTGAGGTTATACCTGCTTCAAATGTGGGTTCAGATTCATCTAGTGGCAGAATGCTGGGAATTGGTGAATCGGAAGCTTTGATGTCAAGTGGTGAAGGCAGTGAGCCCATCTATGCAGGAGAGGAATGTATTTTGGATTCAGGCTCAACAGTTTTTGAAGAAGGAGAGCCTGTATACGAAGGTGAGGCAGTGCTCGCAAAGCAAGCAGACAAAGGGATGCTAGACGCAAGGTCAAAGGATGAAATCACTCCACAACAAG GGGAGCTGATCAGAACTTTTTTGAAGAACAATGCTAGTCAATTGACTTTCAATGG CCTTTTCTGCTTACAAGATGGCCTTAAAGAGCGGGAGCTTTGTGTTTTCTTTCGAAACAACCACTTCAGTACCATGTTTAAG TTCAACAGAGAACTTTTTCTCTTAGCTACTGATCAGGGTTACCTGAATCAGCATGATTTGGTGTGGGAAAAGCTTAATGAG GTTAACGGAGACACATTGTTTATGACTGGCAGCTTCAAAGAATTTAAAGTTGAAAACCAATCAAATGAAAATTGGGATGAAAATAATGCTGTTACCAGCACCGCG GACTACCTTGCGAGCTTTGATAGTGCAGCTTCAGCCGGCTTCGATATGAA TTCTGATCTGCAATTGGCAATTGCTCTGCAACAACAGGAGTTTGAACAGCAACCACAACAACAACAGCAACGACCAAATGTGCAGCAACCATCTATTAGCGGAAATTCAAGGATGGTCACAGGTCCCCAG GGGCCAAGAAATAATGTCAGAACTTCTTCAACATCCTCATATCCAAGACCTGAAAAGCCCAAGGATAAGTGTAACATAATGTGA